From a single Bacillus pumilus genomic region:
- a CDS encoding GNAT family N-acetyltransferase — protein MKNTNSIFTKTNRLVIRQFDVQDIEAFYQYRADPSIATFSVQLSISKASFKLKFIR, from the coding sequence ATGAAGAATACAAACAGCATATTTACAAAGACAAACCGGCTAGTGATTCGCCAATTTGATGTGCAAGATATTGAAGCATTTTATCAGTATCGAGCAGACCCCTCGATTGCCACATTTTCTGTTCAACTCAGCATATCTAAAGCTTCATTTAAATTGAAATTCATACGGTAG